One window of the Xiphophorus hellerii strain 12219 chromosome 15, Xiphophorus_hellerii-4.1, whole genome shotgun sequence genome contains the following:
- the LOC116733898 gene encoding uncharacterized protein LOC116733898 isoform X6 produces MWRRDRNDNSDNKGGGVALYVQDHIKTTLRPDLMKAEADKKNHKAEEENPEAEEENPEAEEENPEAEIIWVEMEFPGSRPVLLGCCYRPTKDKTKYFEQINETITLMSEKEKGKDIFLMGDFNIDWLSNSEKEKADEYIKEQSWTQIVKAATRVTLDSATCIDHIYTNIKDRLEPKNIPTGCSDHNLITVKINRKIPERERNFRSISKEFKKETFQKEIKNVKWGKVCKLTTRNESLQEALNMFTKEFLKVADEHTKLSNKNIYMLLKLVDLENILSERDKKKKKAINMIFKFIEIKKQAEVEMDNYLKSKKGKGENDATKNNNKKTSHKGNNTSQGAAAKEGDDPKQIHQTNPKNTDLESGFKGFLVQQQYKTKSKTSIFEITDIKAIKTCLKNVCDHVVKVIDENEAELWELAAGSISAPIRDILNGYIKIGEIPDELKKIKSFPFSTDNYSDIRQSRGADRLHIILSYIFDVILYEQAKPYFIEDENKQTKSIATLQGNLEQLKTDWLSLGEKNRAVEAVFLDFTSSFDKISHDLLITKLEGSGFSESDLKLIKSFLSIQEGSSGLPRISCLSQLLHIIIINDLKKNLEPSAVICNNYMMICARGDPKMIESELNQKMKTVRTRATEFSILFKDTRKQFNILFKVRRKQFKLSELSAMFKILESMIRCHGDESNWIRAPGNIVKQNGDWKYDNISKELELHFGKEYKVEPENVNNSLQKSQTKNQKRPAGPAGSTSGSGGSSLSQRKVRNKTKK; encoded by the coding sequence ATGTGGAGGAGAGACAGGAATGACAATAGTGACAATAAAGGAGGTGGAGTCGCTCTGTATGTTCAGGATCATATTAAAACCACATTAAGACCCGACCTGATGAAGGCTGAAGCTGATAAGAAGAATCATAAAGCTGAAGAGGAGAATCCTGAAGCTGAAGAGGAGAATCCTGAAGCTGAAGAGGAGAATCCTGAAGCTGAGATCATTTGGGTTGAGATGGAGTTTCCTGGCAGTCGACCAGTTTTACTGGGATGTTGTTACAGACCtacaaaagataaaacaaaatattttgaacaaatcAATGAGACGATAACTCTGATGTCAGAGAAGGAGAAAGGTAAAGATATTTTCCTGATGGGTGACTTTAACATAGACTGGTTGTCAAACTCTGAGAAGGAAAAAGCTGATGAATATATAAAAGAACAGAGTTGGACTCAGATCGTTAAAGCTGCTACCAGGGTGACTCTAGATTCAGCAACATGCATTGATCACATTTATACTAATATAAAAGACCGTTTAGAACCAAAAAACATTCCTACAGGCTGCAGTGACCATAACCTCATTACAGTAAAGATAAATAGAAAGATTCCTGAGAGGGAAAGAAACTTTAGATCAATttcaaaagaatttaaaaaagagacatttcagaaagagataaaaaatgttaagtGGGGCAAGGTCTGTAAATTGACTACTCGTAATGAATCTTTACAGGAAGCTCTGAACATGTTTACTAAGGAATTTCTCAAAGTAGCAGATGAACATACCAAGctaagcaacaaaaatatttatatgttatTGAAATTGGTTGATTTGGAAAATATATTATCTGaacgagacaaaaaaaagaaaaaagctataAATATGATCTTTAAATTTATAGAGATCAAAAAACAGGCTGAGGTAGAAATGGACAATTATCTGAAAAGCAAAAAGGGAAAAGGTGAAAATGAtgctacaaaaaataataataaaaaaacttctcATAAAGGCAACAATACATCTCAGGGAGCTGCAGCCAAAGAGGGAGATGATCCAAAGCAAATCCATCAAACCAACcctaaaaatacagatttagaATCTGGATTTAAAGGCTTTCTGGTACAACAGcagtataaaacaaaaagtaagacATCTATCTTTGAAATAACTGACATTAAAGCAATAAAGACATGTTTGAAGAATGTCTGTGATCATGTGGTTAAGGTCATAGATGAAAATGAAGCTGAACTGTGGGAACTTGCAGCTGGTTCTATCTCTGCTCCGATCCGTGACATCCTGAATGGATACATTAAGATTGGAGAGATTCCTGATGagcttaaaaaaatcaaatcattcCCATTTTCAACAGACAACTATAGTGATATCAGACAGAGCAGGGGTGCTGACAGATTACACATCATATTAAGTTACATATTTGATGTCATTCTTTATGAGCAGGCAAAACCGTACTTTATCgaggatgaaaacaaacaaacaaaatctataGCAACACTTCAAGGAAATCTGGAGCAACTAAAAACTGATTGGCTCTCACTGGgtgagaaaaacagagcagttGAAGCTGTGTTCCTGGATTTCACTTCTTCCTTTGACAAAATCAGTCATGATCTGCTGATTACAAAACTGGAGGGATCTGGTTTCTCAGAATCAGATCttaaactgataaaaagttttctttccaTCCAAGAAGGTTCCTCTGGTTTGCCTAGAATAAGCTGCCTCTCTCAGCTCCTCCACATCATCATTATTAATGATCTAAAGAAAAACTTAGAACCATCTGCTGTTATCTGTAACAATTACATGATGATCTGTGCACGTGGAGACCCGAAGATGATAGAGTCAGAgttaaatcagaaaatgaagACTGTGAGAACACGGGCCACAGAgttcagcattttatttaaagatacACGAAAACagttcaacattttatttaaagttagaCGAAAACAGTTCAAACTCTCTGAGCTGTCAGCCATGTTTAAGATCCTTGAGTCCATGATTCGTTGCCATGGAGACGAATCAAACTGGATCAGAGCTCCTGGGAACATAGTGAAGCAAAATGGCGACTGGAAATATGACAATATCTCAAAAGAACTAGAGCTACACTTTGGTAAAGAATATAAAGTTGAGCCTGAGAACGTAAATAATTCACTGCAGAAATctcaaacaaaaaatcagaaacGTCCTGCAGGCCCTGCTGGTAGCACcagtggctctggaggttcaagCCTTTCACAGAGAAAAGtgaggaacaaaacaaaaaaatga
- the LOC116733898 gene encoding uncharacterized protein LOC116733898 isoform X1 encodes MATASQPERSHSRSPASQKKSIKYEKLSLALLNINGLRNKTHEIRHIIAHDKLHVVALCETKLNSTVKESDVYIPGFTMWRRDRNDNSDNKGGGVALYVQDHIKTTLRPDLMKAEADKKNHKAEEENPEAEEENPEAEEENPEAEIIWVEMEFPGSRPVLLGCCYRPTKDKTKYFEQINETITLMSEKEKGKDIFLMGDFNIDWLSNSEKEKADEYIKEQSWTQIVKAATRVTLDSATCIDHIYTNIKDRLEPKNIPTGCSDHNLITVKINRKIPERERNFRSISKEFKKETFQKEIKNVKWGKVCKLTTRNESLQEALNMFTKEFLKVADEHTKLSNKNIYMLLKLVDLENILSERDKKKKKAINMIFKFIEIKKQAEVEMDNYLKSKKGKGENDATKNNNKKTSHKGNNTSQGAAAKEGDDPKQIHQTNPKNTDLESGFKGFLVQQQYKTKSKTSIFEITDIKAIKTCLKNVCDHVVKVIDENEAELWELAAGSISAPIRDILNGYIKIGEIPDELKKIKSFPFSTDNYSDIRQSRGADRLHIILSYIFDVILYEQAKPYFIEDENKQTKSIATLQGNLEQLKTDWLSLGEKNRAVEAVFLDFTSSFDKISHDLLITKLEGSGFSESDLKLIKSFLSIQEGSSGLPRISCLSQLLHIIIINDLKKNLEPSAVICNNYMMICARGDPKMIESELNQKMKTVRTRATEFSILFKDTRKQFNILFKVRRKQFKLSELSAMFKILESMIRCHGDESNWIRAPGNIVKQNGDWKYDNISKELELHFGKEYKVEPENVNNSLQKSQTKNQKRPAGPAGSTSGSGGSSLSQRKVRNKTKK; translated from the coding sequence atggcaacagcatCACAGCCAGAAAGATCTCATAGTCGCTCACCTGcatcacagaaaaaaagcattaagTATGAGAAATTATCTCTGGCTCTGCTGAACATTAATGGTCTGAGAAACAAAACTCATGAAATTCGACACATTATTGCTCATGATAAGCTCCATGTTGTGGCTCTGTGTGAAACTAAACTGAACAGCACCGTTAAAGAGAGTGACGTTTATATACCAGGATTCACGATGTGGAGGAGAGACAGGAATGACAATAGTGACAATAAAGGAGGTGGAGTCGCTCTGTATGTTCAGGATCATATTAAAACCACATTAAGACCCGACCTGATGAAGGCTGAAGCTGATAAGAAGAATCATAAAGCTGAAGAGGAGAATCCTGAAGCTGAAGAGGAGAATCCTGAAGCTGAAGAGGAGAATCCTGAAGCTGAGATCATTTGGGTTGAGATGGAGTTTCCTGGCAGTCGACCAGTTTTACTGGGATGTTGTTACAGACCtacaaaagataaaacaaaatattttgaacaaatcAATGAGACGATAACTCTGATGTCAGAGAAGGAGAAAGGTAAAGATATTTTCCTGATGGGTGACTTTAACATAGACTGGTTGTCAAACTCTGAGAAGGAAAAAGCTGATGAATATATAAAAGAACAGAGTTGGACTCAGATCGTTAAAGCTGCTACCAGGGTGACTCTAGATTCAGCAACATGCATTGATCACATTTATACTAATATAAAAGACCGTTTAGAACCAAAAAACATTCCTACAGGCTGCAGTGACCATAACCTCATTACAGTAAAGATAAATAGAAAGATTCCTGAGAGGGAAAGAAACTTTAGATCAATttcaaaagaatttaaaaaagagacatttcagaaagagataaaaaatgttaagtGGGGCAAGGTCTGTAAATTGACTACTCGTAATGAATCTTTACAGGAAGCTCTGAACATGTTTACTAAGGAATTTCTCAAAGTAGCAGATGAACATACCAAGctaagcaacaaaaatatttatatgttatTGAAATTGGTTGATTTGGAAAATATATTATCTGaacgagacaaaaaaaagaaaaaagctataAATATGATCTTTAAATTTATAGAGATCAAAAAACAGGCTGAGGTAGAAATGGACAATTATCTGAAAAGCAAAAAGGGAAAAGGTGAAAATGAtgctacaaaaaataataataaaaaaacttctcATAAAGGCAACAATACATCTCAGGGAGCTGCAGCCAAAGAGGGAGATGATCCAAAGCAAATCCATCAAACCAACcctaaaaatacagatttagaATCTGGATTTAAAGGCTTTCTGGTACAACAGcagtataaaacaaaaagtaagacATCTATCTTTGAAATAACTGACATTAAAGCAATAAAGACATGTTTGAAGAATGTCTGTGATCATGTGGTTAAGGTCATAGATGAAAATGAAGCTGAACTGTGGGAACTTGCAGCTGGTTCTATCTCTGCTCCGATCCGTGACATCCTGAATGGATACATTAAGATTGGAGAGATTCCTGATGagcttaaaaaaatcaaatcattcCCATTTTCAACAGACAACTATAGTGATATCAGACAGAGCAGGGGTGCTGACAGATTACACATCATATTAAGTTACATATTTGATGTCATTCTTTATGAGCAGGCAAAACCGTACTTTATCgaggatgaaaacaaacaaacaaaatctataGCAACACTTCAAGGAAATCTGGAGCAACTAAAAACTGATTGGCTCTCACTGGgtgagaaaaacagagcagttGAAGCTGTGTTCCTGGATTTCACTTCTTCCTTTGACAAAATCAGTCATGATCTGCTGATTACAAAACTGGAGGGATCTGGTTTCTCAGAATCAGATCttaaactgataaaaagttttctttccaTCCAAGAAGGTTCCTCTGGTTTGCCTAGAATAAGCTGCCTCTCTCAGCTCCTCCACATCATCATTATTAATGATCTAAAGAAAAACTTAGAACCATCTGCTGTTATCTGTAACAATTACATGATGATCTGTGCACGTGGAGACCCGAAGATGATAGAGTCAGAgttaaatcagaaaatgaagACTGTGAGAACACGGGCCACAGAgttcagcattttatttaaagatacACGAAAACagttcaacattttatttaaagttagaCGAAAACAGTTCAAACTCTCTGAGCTGTCAGCCATGTTTAAGATCCTTGAGTCCATGATTCGTTGCCATGGAGACGAATCAAACTGGATCAGAGCTCCTGGGAACATAGTGAAGCAAAATGGCGACTGGAAATATGACAATATCTCAAAAGAACTAGAGCTACACTTTGGTAAAGAATATAAAGTTGAGCCTGAGAACGTAAATAATTCACTGCAGAAATctcaaacaaaaaatcagaaacGTCCTGCAGGCCCTGCTGGTAGCACcagtggctctggaggttcaagCCTTTCACAGAGAAAAGtgaggaacaaaacaaaaaaatga